CTTTCGTATTACGAAATATCGGCGATTTTTTGACGACGCAGGTACTGCCGAACACGCCGATTCATTTTATCCATGCTTTCTTCTTATTAGTCATCATTATGGGGCTACGCAACGGGTTGGAAACGTTCGCTCGAACGGCGGAAATTTTCTTTCCGTGGATGATCTTTTTCTTTCTGATAATGCTATTCCTGCTACCGCCTCAATTCGATTTTCACAACGTAACGCCGATCCTTGGATACGGGATCAATCCGGTCATTACCGCTTCCATCCCGCTGCTGAGCACGCCGTATATGGAGATCGTCGCGTTCTTTATGATTTATCCGTCGGTAACGAACGCGCCGAAGGCGAGGAAAGCGCTCTTCGTCGGGGTACTGATCGGAGGGTTTCTGTTAATTCTTATTTCCCTTTTGTCCATTTTGGTATTGGGGGCCGATATTACGGCGAGACAGACATATCCTAGCTATACGCTGGCCAAGAAGATCAGCATCGGCGATTTTCTCGAGCGGTTGGAGGTGATTATGGCGGGGATCTGGTTTATTACGATTTACTTTAAACTCGGAATTTCTTTTTACGCTTCCGTAACGACCTTCGCGGAGCTGTTCCGATTGAAAGAAGCCCGCCCGTT
This genomic window from Paenibacillus antri contains:
- a CDS encoding GerAB/ArcD/ProY family transporter → MVEKGKIGVHQLTILTVLFTVGSSILIAPSGLASAAKQDAWVAAIVGLISGLAMVGFYNLILTRFPSSTLVQYSQEVLGKWAGRVVSFLYFCYFFLLAAFVLRNIGDFLTTQVLPNTPIHFIHAFFLLVIIMGLRNGLETFARTAEIFFPWMIFFFLIMLFLLPPQFDFHNVTPILGYGINPVITASIPLLSTPYMEIVAFFMIYPSVTNAPKARKALFVGVLIGGFLLILISLLSILVLGADITARQTYPSYTLAKKISIGDFLERLEVIMAGIWFITIYFKLGISFYASVTTFAELFRLKEARPLYLPFGMIMVVLSVVVYPNISVFMQFASKIDFPSSIPYAFVFPFLIWFVAVVRKKGYIEEKDLG